One window of Theropithecus gelada isolate Dixy chromosome 4, Tgel_1.0, whole genome shotgun sequence genomic DNA carries:
- the LOC112622448 gene encoding 60S ribosomal protein L36a-like, producing the protein MNTPKSHQTLYKKYGKQQPHKVTQYKKGKDSLYAQRKQHYDRKQGGYRGQTKPIFQKKVITIKKIVLRLEHIEPNCRCKRMLAFKTYKYSELGEDKTRKDQVIQF; encoded by the coding sequence ATGAACACTCCTAAAAGCCACCAGACTCTCTATAAGAAGTATGGCAAACAACAACCCCACAAAGTAACGCAGTATAAGAAAGGCAAGGATTCTCTGTATGCCCAGAGAAAGCAGCATTATGACAGGAAGCAGGGTGGCTATCGTGGGCAGACTAAGCCAATTTTCCAGAAAAAGGTTATAACTATAAAGAAGATTGTGCTGAGGCTAGAGCACATTGAACCCAACTGCAGATGTAAAAGAATGCTTGCTTTTAAGACATACAAGTATTCTGAACTGGGAGAAGATAAGACGAGAAAAGACCAAGTGATCCAGTTCTAA